The following nucleotide sequence is from Pedobacter sp. PACM 27299.
TGCCTGTTATTTTATGTCCGTTTATTCCAGTGGTAATGATATGGAACATATCGCTTCCTTACTAGAAAAAGGCGTATTGAAACCTTATATATCTCATGTATTTCAATTTGACGAAATGGCAAAAGCACACCTGCAAATTGAGACCGGTCGTACGATAGGTAAAGTGGTCGTAAAACTGTAACCAATGAAGATTAAAAACATCGATATCGAACTTTGGGAAGAGATAAAAAACAGTCCCTTTAGCAAAATAGCTTATGAAGAACTATTGGCGAATGATCCCGCAAAAATCAGAGAGGAAGAGCTAAAATTGTCCCTTAAAGAACTTCCAGAGACACCTCAGCAACTGGCAGTTGAAAACATCTGGATTCCATCTTGTGATAAAGGAAGGAATATCCGACTGAGAACCTACAAGCCAAAAGGAAAACAAAATTTACCTATCCTGTTATATTTTCACGGAGGCGCTTTTATTTACGGCACTCCTGAACAATACGACTTTATACTCTTCCGGTTAGCGCTGGACATTAATGCAATGATTGTCTCAGTGGACTATCGGCTGGCACCGGAACACCCTTTTCCTGCAGCAATGCAGGACGGATACGATACCTTGCTATGGCTAGCTGAAAATGCGGATCGTATAGGAGCTGACCAGCACCATATCACCATCGCAGGAAGCAGTGCCGGAGCAACAATTGCAGCATCTGTTACCCATCTGTCAAGGGACCGAAAGGAGGTCGTAATTAGACATCAATACCTGCTTTATCCACCAATGAGCCAGCTTTTAGAAACACCATCTATGCAGGAATTGGCGAATGCTCCCATGCAAACTAAACAGGCTGCGGAATGGATGTGGAGACACTATTTGCAAAATGGAATCCATCATCCACCTAAATATGCGGTCCCGCTATTGGAAGAAAATTTTCAAGGATTACCTGGCACCACTATCGTCGTCTGTGAGCTGGATCCGCTGAAGGATGAAGGTAAATTGTATGCCAGCAAACTACAGAAGGCAGCCATTCCCGTGGATCTACTCGAGATAAAAGGAGCGGTACATGCCTTCGATTTTTTTCCATGCACATTGAGCGACAATTTTTATACGCAGCAAATTGAATTGTTCAAACAAATTTTAGATCAGTAAATAATGAAAAACATCTTAATCATCAATGGGCATCCAGATAAAGAAAGTTTCAATGAAGCCATCGCACAATCTTACCTCAAATCGGCTATCACAGCAGGTGCAGAAGTGAGATATATCGCCATCAGAGAATTAAAATTCAATCCAAATTTACAATTCGGTTATCGCCAGCGAATGGAACTGGAGCCAGATCTCCTCAAAGCACTGGAAGATCTTCAATGGAGCGAACATCAGATCTGGATACATCCGATGTGGTGGTTGGGCATGCCCGCGATAATGAAAGGTTTCTTTGATCGGGCTTTTCTGCCAGGGATTACTTTCAAAAGTGACCAGGAAGGTAATAGTGAAGGGCTTTTAAAAGGCAAAACAGGCCGAATCATTACAACAGCAGGAGATTTATCCTTAGACATTTATGAAGACGTCTATGATTCAAGCGGTCTTGTTCAATTGAAGAAAGGCATATTAGAGTACTGTGGTGTATCTTCTATACAAACCGATTTTATAGGCCCTCTGTATGAACTATCTGAATCTGACAGAAAAAATTGGTTAGAAAAGATAGGTCATATTGCAAAGAATGATAGTTTGTTGTAAAATGAACCTGCAAATCTTGAAATTGCAGAGTAGCTACCCTTAAATTCATAAGGATTGATTTCCATAAGGAGAACAATTCTTTTAAAATACAAAGAGCTTAGGTAACCAGCCCAAGCTCTTTAAATTATCAACTAAACCTAAACTTATAAATACTAACCAAATATTTATACTGCAAAGCTAAAGGCTCCTTATTAAATCAGTATTAAATCTTCACTATATATTACCCTCAAACTGTAACATAACATTAACTGACTACTGAGTTAAAACAGCTTGCCTTGTTTTGTAGATAATTATTAAGATTAGATTTTAACATGGAAAAAACACAAGTAAAAATCAGCTCAGACCTGCAGAAATTCATAGACAAATTTGAGCCCAACAAATTTAAAGTGATGGCCAGAGGGATTGAAGTCAGGGGTATTAATGATATGCATAGAAATCTCCGCCAGGCCAAGGATCTGATCGAAAGGTTGGAGCTTAATCTTATGGTACACCATAACGCAGATATGCTAAGCTATGGAGCCTTTGAAGTAAATACCCTGTAAAGAGCAATAATGAAATCAACACCGATAGAACCTATTGACCTCCTCATTAAAATTTGAGATCTTATTGAGAGACCTGAGGGATCAGATCGGAAGGGGTTAAAATGAATACAGCGCCTGACTTGCAAGCGCTGTATTTTGAAGTGGTCCCGACGAGAATCGAACTCATATCTAAAGTTTAGGAAACTTCTATTCTATCCGTTGAACTACGGGACCCGAAACTACCTGATTACACTGCCATTACCATGGTTTGCTACAGGAGCCACAAAAGTAAGTTTTCCTTCTGAATTTTCAGACATTAAAATCATTCCTTGTGACAAAATTCCTTTTATTTCTCTTGGTGCAAGATTTACGACCAAACTTACCTGCTGACCCACAATATCTTCCGGTTTAAAAAACTCTGCGATACCCGATACTACAGTACGTTGATCGATCCCTGTATCTACGGTTAATTTCAACAGTTTTTTAGTTTTTTCTACTTTCTCTGCAGCGATGATGGTCGCAACGCGGATATCAATCGCTCCAAACTGCTCAAACTGGATATTTTCCTTTGCAGGAGCAACTTCAGCAGTAGTCAATAAGTTATCAGATTTACTTTTATTCAGTTTGTCAATCTGTGCCTGAACCTCTTCATCTTCGATTTTCTCGAACAGCAATACCGGCTCGTTCAACTGGTGACCGCGGTGCAGTAAATTTACTTTTCCCGCATCTTCCCACTGGTGACCGCCGTAATTCAGCATCTTCATCAGCTTATCTGCCGTGAAAGGCAAGAATGGCTCAATCAGGATCTCAATATTAGCCGCAATCTGTAAACTGATGTTTAAGATCGTACGCACCCTATCTTCGTCCGTTTTGATCACCTTCCAAGGTTCTGTCTCCGCCAGGTACTTGTTACCTAAACGTGCCACATTCATCACCTCGGTTAAAGCCTCTCTGAATCGATAATTTTCAATTGATGCACTGATCTTAGCAGGATAAGCAGCAGCTCGTCCATCACCGCCTGATCAACTGGCGTAATCTCCATACACATCGGCACCTTACCCGCAAAATATTTATGCGTCAATACGGTTACCCTATTGATGAAGTTCCCAAGAATCGCCACCAACTCATTGTTATTTCTTGCCTGAAAATCTTTCCAGGTAAAATCATTATCCTTTGTTTCGGGAGCGGTAGCCGTCAATACATAACGCAGCACATCCTGTTTACCTTTAAACTCTTCCAGATATTCGTTCAGCCAAACTGCCCAGTTTTAGAGGTAGAAATTTTCTGACCTTCTAAATTCAGGAACTCATTTGCCGGTACATTATCTGCTAAAGTATAATCTCCATGCGCCATTAACATTGCAGGGAAAATCACACAATGGAATACAATATTGTCTTTACCGATGAAATGAACCAATTTCGTCTCTTCATTTTTCCAATAATCTTCCCAGTTGCCTTTAGTTAAGCCAGTTTTATTGATATAATATTCTTCTGCTTTAGGATTCCATACATCCAGACGGGCATATTCGAACAGCTCTTTAGTCGCCGAAATATAACCAATAGGCGCATCAAACCATACATAAAGTACTTTTCCTTCTGCATCTTTAACCGGAACTTTTACACCCCAATCTAAATCTCTGGTCATTGCACGAGGCTTGTAAACCTGCATTCAACCAAGACTGACATTGTCCGTAACATTTGGTTTCCATTCTTTATGACTCTCAATATAAGTTCTCAGTTGATCCTCATATTTATCCAGTGGCAAGAACCAGTTCTTGGTCTCTTTCCTTACTGGTTTTTCGCCAGAAAGTGTCGATTTAGGATTGATCAGATCTGTTGCATTTAAGGTACTGCCACAGCTCTCACATTGATCACCATAAGCATTCTCATTGCCATTTCGGACAAGTTCCCGTGATGTATCTATCTGCCAGGAAAGTCTGTGCCTTCTCATCATAATATTGCTCTGTCACCTCTTCGGTAAAAACTCCCTTTTCATAAAGATTTTCAAAGAATTCTGAAGCAGTCTGATGGTGCATCAAAGAAGAAGTACGGTGATAAATGTCAAAAGAAACACCGAAATCCCTAAAGGAATCACCAATGATTTTATGGTATTTATCAACGATCACTTGAGGACTAACCCCTTCCCTTTTAGCTTTAAGGGTAATAGGCACGCCATTCTCATCCGATCCACAAATAAACTTCACATCTCTCTTATTCGAACGCAAATACCTCACATAGGTATCCGCAGGCAAATAAAACACCCGCAAGGTGTCCAATATGCACTGGCCCATTTGTATAAGGCAAAGCGGCCGTAACCGTATATCTCTTTATTTTACTATTATCCAAAACTATTTTTATTATTTTGTCAAATATAAGTGTTTTACCTATGATTAAGCAGCCGCCATATTTAAAAAAAGGAGACAAAATTGGAATCAGCTCTCCTGCCAAGAAATTAACCGCAGACCTGAGCAAAGCGACCGCCATTTTAGAAGGCTGGGGGCTGCAGGTAGTCCTTGGCGAAAATGTTTATGCTGCGCATGATCAATTTGCAGGCACAGATGAGCAGAGGCGAAAAGACCTGCAAACCTTTTTAGACGATCCGAGATCAAAGCCATCTTTGCTTCCAGAGGTGGTTATGGCACCATTAGAATTGTTGATGAGCTTGATTTTAGTCGCTTCAAATCAGAAGGACAAGATGATCCATCCAAATGGATCATTGGTTTCAGTGACATTACCATCCTGGCTTTCCATACTTAGCACAAGCCAACACCCAAAGCATCCATGGTCAAATGCCTAAAAACATTTGAAACCGGCACAATTGAGTCATTGGAATCGCTAAGAAAAGCACTATTTGGAGAACCACAAACTTATAGCTACAGCAGTGATTTCGAAAACAAAGCAGGCCATGCAGAAGGAGTTTTGATTGGTGGAAACTTAACCCTGATAATTGCCTCGGAAGGTTCAGCTTCTGCGTTTGACTATACCGATAAAATTCTTTTTCTGGAAGATGTGGGAGAGCATGAATACGCCATCGACAGAATGATCAGAGCACTTAAAAGAAGCGGTAAGCTGGCCAGATTAAAAGGATTAATTATAGGTGCTTTTAATGGCTACGAAATTGAAGACATTCCATTCGGACAAAGTCCGCAGCAAATTATACAGGAAATTATAAAAGAGTACGATTATCCGGTCTGTTATAATTTTCCTG
It contains:
- a CDS encoding alpha/beta hydrolase, with the translated sequence MKIKNIDIELWEEIKNSPFSKIAYEELLANDPAKIREEELKLSLKELPETPQQLAVENIWIPSCDKGRNIRLRTYKPKGKQNLPILLYFHGGAFIYGTPEQYDFILFRLALDINAMIVSVDYRLAPEHPFPAAMQDGYDTLLWLAENADRIGADQHHITIAGSSAGATIAASVTHLSRDRKEVVIRHQYLLYPPMSQLLETPSMQELANAPMQTKQAAEWMWRHYLQNGIHHPPKYAVPLLEENFQGLPGTTIVVCELDPLKDEGKLYASKLQKAAIPVDLLEIKGAVHAFDFFPCTLSDNFYTQQIELFKQILDQ
- a CDS encoding NAD(P)H-dependent oxidoreductase, with the translated sequence MKNILIINGHPDKESFNEAIAQSYLKSAITAGAEVRYIAIRELKFNPNLQFGYRQRMELEPDLLKALEDLQWSEHQIWIHPMWWLGMPAIMKGFFDRAFLPGITFKSDQEGNSEGLLKGKTGRIITTAGDLSLDIYEDVYDSSGLVQLKKGILEYCGVSSIQTDFIGPLYELSESDRKNWLEKIGHIAKNDSLL
- the metG gene encoding methionine--tRNA ligase subunit beta, yielding MNVARLGNKYLAETEPWKVIKTDEDRVRTILNISLQIAANIEILIEPFLPFTADKLMKMLNYGGHQWEDAGKVNLLHRGHQLNEPVLLFEKIEDEEVQAQIDKLNKSKSDNLLTTAEVAPAKENIQFEQFGAIDIRVATIIAAEKVEKTKKLLKLTVDTGIDQRTVVSGIAEFFKPEDIVGQQVSLVVNLAPREIKGILSQGMILMSENSEGKLTFVAPVANHGNGSVIR
- a CDS encoding class I tRNA ligase family protein; its protein translation is MGQCILDTLRVFYLPADTYVRYLRSNKRDVKFICGSDENGVPITLKAKREGVSPQVIVDKYHKIIGDSFRDFGVSFDIYHRTSSLMHHQTASEFFENLYEKGVFTEEVTEQYYDEKAQTFLADRYITGTCPKWQ
- a CDS encoding LD-carboxypeptidase, giving the protein MIKQPPYLKKGDKIGISSPAKKLTADLSKATAILEGWGLQVVLGENVYAAHDQFAGTDEQRRKDLQTFLDDPRSKPSLLPEVVMAPLELLMSLILVASNQKDKMIHPNGSLVSVTLPSWLSILSTSQHPKHPWSNA